A window of the Amycolatopsis solani genome harbors these coding sequences:
- a CDS encoding ESX secretion-associated protein EspG codes for MPHSFSLSLAAVDILFEQLGLGRAPTPFEVPHVGTTVEQRAMIRDAVVRDLSGRGLWSRGRLDADAELALTTFVRGSVTISAAAELGDRQLFARVASDGQFAVLGRQEENLIVFEEVRPTGIVPAIVDLLPLTPAAPGQSVTISRPVQQPRTQRRDEAYDPFAGVSAPRSPDGGGGPQVRMIERVFQEPKKRVGQFTAQTRGGTYPPLAWFDTPAGRWLMSSRTAADGQRWLTYAPADNARLAQQLYAQLEGQF; via the coding sequence ATGCCTCACTCGTTCTCGCTGTCGCTGGCAGCGGTGGACATCCTGTTCGAACAGCTCGGGCTGGGCCGCGCGCCGACGCCGTTCGAGGTGCCGCACGTCGGCACGACGGTCGAGCAGCGCGCGATGATCCGCGACGCCGTCGTCCGCGACCTGAGCGGCCGCGGGCTGTGGAGCCGCGGCCGCCTCGACGCGGACGCCGAGCTGGCGCTGACGACGTTCGTCCGGGGCAGCGTCACCATCTCCGCGGCCGCCGAGCTGGGCGACCGCCAGCTGTTCGCCCGTGTCGCCTCCGACGGCCAGTTCGCGGTGCTCGGCCGCCAGGAGGAGAACCTCATCGTCTTCGAGGAGGTCCGCCCGACCGGCATCGTCCCGGCGATCGTCGACCTGCTGCCCCTGACCCCGGCCGCCCCCGGCCAGTCGGTCACGATCTCGAGGCCGGTCCAGCAGCCCCGAACCCAGCGCCGCGACGAGGCGTACGACCCGTTCGCCGGCGTCAGCGCCCCGCGTTCGCCCGACGGTGGCGGCGGCCCCCAGGTCCGCATGATCGAGCGCGTCTTCCAGGAACCGAAGAAGCGGGTGGGCCAGTTCACGGCCCAGACCCGCGGCGGCACGTACCCGCCGTTGGCCTGGTTCGACACCCCGGCGGGCCGCTGGCTGATGTCGTCGCGGACGGCCGCGGACGGCCAGCGCTGGCTCACCTACGCCCCGGCCGACAACGCGCGCCTGGCCCAGCAGCTGTACGCGCAGCTCGAAGGGCAGTTCTGA
- a CDS encoding DUF3558 domain-containing protein — protein sequence MKLLVRAVLPVAAGALLLAGCTDTRNGTPSPVGSATSEPSTGESSSANPGGADTTSLEPCTLLIAADVTAYGTFKEPEDKKLGGARVCSYQKQRTDASEEGAIIGVAIRDNAPLDSVVDTGGGIKDLDVNGRKAKQASSQSPLGCTVALGVGDKARVDVNVTAVDTVEKACQMANEVATKAVEPRLPKA from the coding sequence ATGAAACTCCTCGTACGCGCCGTCCTGCCCGTCGCCGCGGGTGCCCTGCTGCTGGCCGGGTGCACGGACACCCGGAACGGGACACCCTCACCGGTCGGCTCGGCGACGTCCGAGCCGTCCACCGGGGAGTCGAGTTCGGCGAACCCGGGTGGTGCCGATACGACGTCGCTGGAGCCGTGCACGCTGCTGATCGCCGCCGACGTGACCGCCTACGGCACCTTCAAGGAACCCGAGGACAAGAAGCTCGGGGGAGCGCGTGTTTGCTCCTACCAGAAGCAGCGCACCGACGCGAGTGAGGAAGGCGCCATCATCGGCGTCGCCATCCGCGACAATGCCCCGCTCGACTCGGTCGTCGACACCGGCGGCGGCATCAAGGACCTGGACGTCAACGGACGCAAGGCGAAACAGGCGTCGAGCCAGTCGCCCCTCGGGTGCACGGTCGCGCTCGGTGTCGGGGACAAAGCGCGGGTCGACGTGAACGTGACCGCCGTGGACACCGTCGAGAAGGCCTGTCAGATGGCCAATGAAGTGGCCACCAAGGCCGTCGAGCCGAGACTGCCCAAGGCGTAA